In one Pseudomonas sp. MM211 genomic region, the following are encoded:
- the algB gene encoding sigma-54-dependent response regulator transcription factor AlgB, translated as MEATGQSGRILLVDDEAAILRTFRYCLEDEGYQVTTANSAAQTESLLQRQVFDMCFLDLRLGDENGLDVLAQMRILAPWMRVVIVTAHSAIDSAVDAMQAGAADYLVKPCSPDQLRLAAAKQLEVRQLSARLEALEGEVRKPSDGIDSHSPAMMAILETARQVAATDANILILGESGTGKGELARAIHGWSRRAKKSCVTINCPSLTAELMESELFGHSRGAFTGASESTLGRVNQADGGTLFLDEIGDFPLTLQPKLLRFIQDKEYERVGDPVTRHADVRILAATNRDLAEMVKEGHFREDLLYRLNVITLNLPPLRERADDILTLADRFLARFVKDYARPARGFSEEALKALLDYQWPGNIRELRNVIERASIICPGEWVDVGHLGMSAPTTNSAPRVGADLSLEELEKAHISAVLANSDTLDQAAKTLGIDASTLYRKRKQLGL; from the coding sequence ATGGAAGCAACAGGTCAGAGCGGGCGCATCCTGCTGGTCGACGACGAAGCGGCTATCCTGCGTACCTTCCGCTATTGCCTGGAGGACGAGGGCTATCAGGTCACCACTGCCAACAGCGCGGCGCAAACCGAGTCGCTGCTGCAGAGGCAGGTGTTTGATATGTGCTTCCTCGACCTACGCCTGGGGGATGAAAACGGCCTGGATGTGCTCGCGCAGATGCGCATCCTCGCGCCCTGGATGCGTGTGGTGATCGTGACTGCGCACTCGGCCATCGACAGCGCCGTGGATGCGATGCAGGCCGGCGCCGCCGACTACCTGGTCAAGCCGTGCAGCCCGGATCAACTGCGCCTGGCCGCGGCCAAGCAGTTGGAGGTGCGCCAGCTATCCGCACGCCTGGAAGCCCTGGAAGGCGAGGTGCGCAAGCCCAGCGACGGTATCGACTCGCACAGCCCGGCGATGATGGCGATTCTGGAAACCGCACGGCAGGTAGCCGCTACCGATGCCAATATCCTGATCCTCGGCGAGTCCGGCACCGGTAAAGGCGAACTGGCGCGTGCCATCCACGGCTGGAGCCGCCGCGCGAAGAAATCCTGCGTGACCATAAACTGCCCGTCGCTGACCGCCGAGCTGATGGAAAGCGAACTGTTCGGTCACAGCCGCGGCGCCTTCACCGGCGCCAGCGAAAGCACCCTGGGTCGAGTCAACCAGGCCGACGGCGGCACCCTGTTTCTCGACGAGATTGGCGACTTCCCGTTGACCCTGCAGCCCAAGCTGCTGCGCTTCATTCAGGACAAGGAATACGAGCGCGTGGGCGACCCGGTGACCCGCCACGCCGACGTGCGCATCCTCGCGGCGACCAACCGCGACCTCGCCGAAATGGTCAAGGAAGGACACTTCCGCGAAGACCTGCTGTATCGCCTGAACGTCATCACCCTGAACCTACCGCCACTGCGCGAACGTGCCGATGACATCCTTACCCTGGCAGACCGCTTCCTCGCCCGTTTCGTTAAGGATTACGCCCGCCCAGCACGCGGTTTCAGCGAGGAAGCACTGAAGGCACTGCTCGACTATCAATGGCCCGGTAACATCCGTGAACTGCGCAATGTGATCGAGCGCGCCAGCATCATCTGCCCTGGGGAATGGGTGGATGTCGGTCACTTGGGGATGAGCGCACCAACGACCAACAGCGCACCACGCGTAGGGGCAGACCTCAGCCTTGAAGAGCTGGAAAAGGCTCACATCTCGGCAGTGCTCGCCAACAGCGATACCCTCGACCAGGCAGCCAAAACGTTGGGCATCGACGCCTCGACGCTGTATCGAAAACGAAAGCAGCTCGGCCTATGA
- a CDS encoding N-acetylmuramoyl-L-alanine amidase, with protein sequence MKFLSLALFALLLAGCASGPRIDHSYTSSGQSSRVQYIVLHYTSADLPRSLELLTKEEVSAHYLINAVPPTIYQLVDEDRRAWHAGVSEWQGRTWLNGTTIGIELINQGYFDTPKGRYWQPYAQQQIDALIVLLKDIMQRHQLPPGSIIGHSDIAPQRKVDPGPLFPWKQLADAGLMPWPDAAAVAREQAVYTLSLPDVAWFQQQLAEQGYVVPNSGVLDEETRNVIRAFQMKYRQTLYNGQPDAETAALLLVLNRMGKA encoded by the coding sequence ATGAAATTCCTAAGTCTTGCCCTGTTCGCCCTCCTGCTCGCTGGCTGTGCCAGCGGGCCTCGCATTGATCACAGCTACACCTCCAGCGGCCAGAGCAGCCGTGTGCAGTACATCGTGCTGCACTACACCTCGGCCGACCTGCCACGATCCCTGGAGCTGCTGACCAAGGAAGAGGTCAGCGCCCACTACCTGATCAACGCTGTGCCGCCGACCATCTACCAACTGGTGGACGAAGACCGTCGTGCCTGGCACGCCGGCGTCAGCGAGTGGCAGGGCCGCACCTGGCTCAACGGCACCACCATTGGCATCGAGCTGATCAATCAGGGTTACTTCGACACGCCCAAGGGGCGTTACTGGCAGCCGTATGCCCAGCAGCAGATCGACGCGCTGATCGTGCTCCTCAAGGACATCATGCAGCGCCACCAGTTACCGCCTGGCAGCATCATCGGCCATAGCGATATCGCACCGCAGCGCAAGGTCGATCCAGGCCCGTTGTTTCCCTGGAAGCAACTGGCCGATGCCGGCCTGATGCCCTGGCCGGATGCCGCTGCAGTGGCGCGCGAGCAGGCCGTTTACACCCTCAGCCTGCCAGACGTCGCCTGGTTCCAGCAGCAATTGGCGGAGCAGGGCTACGTGGTGCCGAATAGTGGCGTACTCGATGAAGAGACCCGCAACGTGATCCGCGCCTTCCAGATGAAGTACCGGCAAACGCTATACAATGGCCAGCCGGATGCGGAAACCGCTGCGCTGTTGCTGGTGCTCAATCGCATGGGCAAGGCTTAA
- a CDS encoding MarC family protein yields MDIFSIAVLLFLVTDPFGNIAIFIAALKNVAPERRLRVAARELLFALGLLLLFLTFGDKVLSSLGLSREATAIAGGIILFVIAMRLIFPSPHGVLGDVPDGEPMLVPLATPAVAGPSALAVLMTLRNTHEGELWELYLALILAWAATAFILLQASFLQRFLGPRGLTAVERLMGMLLIMLSVDMLLDNLQSVLHIQP; encoded by the coding sequence ATGGACATCTTCAGCATCGCCGTGCTGCTCTTTCTGGTCACCGATCCGTTTGGCAACATCGCTATCTTCATTGCCGCCTTGAAGAACGTCGCCCCTGAGCGGCGCTTGCGGGTGGCCGCGCGCGAGCTGTTGTTCGCCCTGGGTTTACTGCTGCTGTTCCTTACCTTTGGTGACAAAGTGCTCAGTTCACTGGGCCTGTCGCGGGAGGCAACCGCGATCGCGGGGGGTATCATCCTGTTCGTCATCGCTATGCGCCTGATCTTTCCCAGCCCGCACGGCGTGCTCGGGGATGTTCCGGACGGTGAGCCGATGCTCGTGCCGCTGGCCACGCCAGCAGTGGCCGGGCCATCTGCACTGGCGGTGCTGATGACCTTGCGTAACACCCACGAAGGTGAGCTCTGGGAGCTCTACCTCGCGCTGATCCTGGCCTGGGCCGCGACAGCGTTCATCCTGTTGCAGGCTTCTTTCCTGCAGCGTTTCCTCGGCCCTCGCGGGCTGACCGCAGTGGAGCGGCTGATGGGCATGCTGTTGATCATGCTCAGCGTCGACATGCTGTTGGACAATCTACAAAGCGTATTGCATATCCAGCCATGA
- a CDS encoding KinB sensor domain-containing domain: protein MKLRSKLFLSTSALLTVALLGLMLGIFSVLQLTQTQNRTLAHNLEVINDSLDLRQELGKQLFLMLGEDFDQQTVQSLKESDQRVREWIENGLKTSASEGDRQAIAQIQSAYQKYSRLLEDPLTVRHELLTNGDFAKTIETVRDRLNDLQVSYVTAVQQSEAEARERAWLIAGLLGLVGLAVLVIGFITAHTIARRVGQPIDALARAADQIGRGDFQVTLPVTPVAELSALSRRFGLMAESLNQLKSSNVEALMAEQHRLQAVLDSIDDGLLIFGRDGLLGHFNPVAQRQLGWHDQPLGQSPSQALARPELDDQLQHVLQGHSLEQRLADLQVEANGETRLLNYSLTPVSHSQGHILGAVMVLHDVTEQRAFERARNEFVLRASHELRTPVTGMHMAFGLLRERSKFAEESREADLVRIVDEEMERLVHLIEDLLNFSRYQSGVQKLELAPCDIPDLLEHAAKRHADKAQTRQVRLALETGDALPRIHLDRAQIDRVLDHLIDNALRHSPEAGNIRLLAQRQDDRLLISVEDEGEGIAYGQQARLFEPFVQIGRKKGGAGLGLALCKEIVQLHGGRIGAESQPGQGARFHMALPL from the coding sequence ATGAAGCTTCGCAGCAAGCTATTTCTCAGCACTAGCGCCCTGCTCACCGTCGCCTTGCTGGGCCTGATGCTCGGCATTTTCAGCGTACTGCAGCTCACGCAGACGCAAAACCGCACGCTGGCGCACAACCTGGAAGTCATCAACGACAGCCTCGATTTGCGCCAGGAACTGGGCAAACAGCTGTTTCTGATGCTCGGCGAGGACTTCGACCAGCAGACAGTGCAAAGCCTGAAGGAGTCCGACCAGCGCGTCCGCGAGTGGATCGAAAACGGTTTGAAGACTAGCGCGTCGGAGGGTGACCGCCAGGCAATCGCCCAGATCCAGAGCGCCTACCAGAAATACAGCCGCCTGCTCGAAGACCCGCTGACGGTGCGTCATGAGCTGCTCACCAATGGTGATTTCGCCAAGACCATCGAAACCGTTCGTGACCGCCTCAACGACTTGCAGGTGAGTTATGTGACGGCCGTGCAGCAGTCGGAAGCCGAAGCCCGCGAACGCGCCTGGTTGATCGCCGGGCTACTGGGACTCGTCGGGCTGGCGGTGCTGGTGATCGGATTCATCACGGCACACACCATCGCCCGCCGGGTCGGCCAACCCATCGACGCCCTGGCCCGTGCCGCCGACCAGATCGGTCGGGGGGATTTCCAGGTAACGCTGCCAGTGACCCCGGTTGCCGAACTGTCCGCGCTAAGCCGCCGTTTCGGCCTCATGGCGGAAAGCCTGAACCAGCTCAAGAGCAGCAACGTCGAGGCACTGATGGCCGAACAGCATCGTCTGCAGGCGGTGCTCGACAGCATCGATGACGGCCTGCTGATTTTTGGCCGCGATGGATTACTGGGGCATTTCAATCCAGTCGCCCAGCGTCAGCTCGGCTGGCATGACCAACCGCTCGGTCAGAGCCCAAGCCAGGCACTGGCGCGCCCAGAGCTGGATGACCAGTTGCAACACGTATTACAGGGACACAGCCTGGAGCAGCGGCTGGCGGATCTGCAGGTCGAGGCGAATGGAGAAACCCGTCTGCTCAACTATAGCCTGACGCCGGTCAGCCACAGCCAGGGGCATATCCTCGGCGCCGTGATGGTGCTGCATGACGTCACCGAGCAGCGCGCCTTCGAGCGAGCCCGAAACGAGTTCGTGCTGCGCGCCTCACACGAACTGCGCACTCCGGTCACCGGCATGCATATGGCATTCGGCCTGTTGCGCGAGCGCAGCAAGTTCGCAGAAGAGTCTCGCGAAGCGGATCTGGTGCGCATCGTCGACGAGGAAATGGAACGTCTGGTGCACCTGATCGAGGATCTGTTGAATTTCTCGCGCTACCAGAGCGGCGTGCAGAAACTCGAGCTGGCACCTTGCGACATTCCCGATCTGCTCGAGCATGCAGCCAAACGACACGCCGACAAGGCTCAAACGCGCCAGGTTCGCCTGGCGCTGGAAACAGGCGATGCGCTGCCGCGCATCCACCTGGATCGGGCACAAATCGACCGCGTGCTCGACCACCTGATCGACAACGCCCTGCGCCACAGCCCTGAAGCCGGAAACATCCGCCTATTGGCGCAACGTCAGGATGATCGACTGCTGATCAGTGTCGAGGATGAAGGTGAGGGTATCGCCTACGGCCAGCAGGCCAGGTTGTTCGAGCCCTTCGTGCAGATCGGGCGCAAGAAAGGCGGCGCAGGGCTCGGCCTGGCGCTGTGCAAGGAAATCGTCCAACTGCATGGCGGGCGCATCGGGGCTGAGTCTCAGCCTGGCCAAGGTGCGCGCTTTCATATGGCCTTGCCGCTGTAA
- a CDS encoding BON domain-containing protein, with product MLLRQSALAMAITGLITLAPLAQAAEEGIDRQLSDARQQGAIDTAFALNRHLSPFEIVVSVEDGTATLKGAVENSAERELAAELAGSIEGVREVSNDLEVDPGIEVAVVDEQARITTDKTLAQRFDDATLAATVKSKLLWNSNTEGLDIQVRAENGVVSLSGNAGTPVAKELAGELVTNTEGVREVHNHLSINTADSASAEAQNAANDAAASISDTWITSKVKSSFLYSRNLDSLNIKVDTREGFVSLSGTVLSNAEKRLAVETARNIRGVRGVDADALRIAS from the coding sequence ATGCTGTTGAGACAATCCGCACTGGCCATGGCCATCACCGGTCTTATCACCCTGGCACCGCTTGCACAGGCGGCTGAGGAGGGAATTGACCGGCAGTTGAGCGATGCCCGGCAGCAGGGTGCCATCGATACGGCATTCGCTTTGAACCGACACCTGAGTCCTTTCGAGATAGTGGTCTCGGTGGAAGACGGCACCGCCACCCTGAAGGGCGCGGTGGAAAACTCTGCCGAGCGCGAGCTGGCTGCCGAGCTGGCGGGCAGTATCGAAGGCGTCCGTGAGGTGAGCAACGATCTTGAAGTCGACCCAGGCATCGAGGTTGCCGTTGTCGACGAGCAGGCGCGAATCACCACCGACAAGACGTTGGCCCAGCGTTTCGATGACGCCACCCTGGCAGCTACGGTCAAATCCAAGCTGCTATGGAACAGCAACACCGAGGGCCTGGACATTCAGGTGCGTGCCGAAAACGGCGTGGTCAGCCTGAGTGGTAATGCCGGTACGCCGGTGGCCAAGGAGCTGGCCGGTGAACTTGTCACCAATACCGAAGGCGTTCGTGAGGTGCACAACCACCTCAGCATCAACACGGCCGACAGTGCGTCAGCAGAGGCGCAGAATGCCGCCAACGATGCCGCTGCCTCGATCAGCGACACCTGGATCACCAGCAAGGTGAAGTCCAGCTTTCTGTACAGCCGCAACCTCGACAGCTTGAACATCAAGGTCGATACCCGTGAGGGCTTCGTGAGCCTCAGCGGCACCGTGCTGAGCAATGCCGAGAAGCGCCTGGCCGTCGAGACCGCGCGCAATATCCGTGGCGTGCGCGGGGTCGATGCCGACGCCTTGCGCATCGCCAGCTAA
- a CDS encoding PA2169 family four-helix-bundle protein encodes MSNKTEQLNELIAIIRDGQRFYEHAHDEVKDVRLQALFRDMSQTKNQVIQALSVKVAANQEEPTPSGTVVGKLRQAYADARATLSSDEEATYVAQLEEAEDRILHAFEDALESAEPDVRALLAVEMPKVRACHDRMRDLKHAM; translated from the coding sequence ATGAGCAACAAGACTGAGCAACTGAACGAACTGATCGCCATCATTCGTGATGGTCAGCGCTTCTATGAGCATGCCCATGATGAGGTCAAGGACGTACGCCTGCAGGCACTGTTCCGTGATATGTCGCAAACCAAGAACCAAGTGATTCAGGCCCTGTCGGTCAAGGTCGCTGCCAACCAGGAAGAGCCGACGCCCAGTGGCACGGTGGTGGGCAAGCTGCGCCAGGCCTATGCCGACGCGCGAGCCACCCTGTCCAGCGATGAAGAAGCCACTTATGTGGCGCAACTGGAAGAGGCGGAAGATCGCATCCTGCATGCTTTCGAGGATGCGCTGGAAAGTGCGGAGCCAGACGTGCGCGCATTGCTGGCCGTGGAAATGCCCAAGGTACGTGCCTGTCATGACCGTATGCGTGATCTGAAGCACGCCATGTAA
- a CDS encoding inhibitor of vertebrate lysozyme family protein, with product MTMNRFKTLVAALMLGGSAAALAANDGEFRLNDLLGSNSDYREAWKELIQDEERLPEWVINLSGVATPMKTLEEDGDQYLVGQLCETSNCFNQRLYVAFTPDKDDAYALWVQLPEGLPEDKTPSEHADLRWLGEPDDGVKQLLQEQLKKDPNWY from the coding sequence ATGACGATGAATCGATTCAAGACGCTCGTTGCCGCCCTAATGCTGGGCGGTAGCGCGGCGGCCTTGGCCGCCAACGATGGTGAATTCCGCCTCAACGATCTGCTCGGGAGCAATTCTGACTATCGTGAAGCTTGGAAGGAGCTCATCCAGGACGAGGAGCGTCTGCCCGAATGGGTGATCAATCTCAGCGGCGTTGCCACGCCAATGAAGACGCTGGAAGAAGACGGCGACCAGTACCTGGTCGGGCAGTTGTGCGAAACATCCAATTGTTTCAATCAGCGCCTCTACGTTGCCTTCACCCCGGACAAGGATGATGCGTACGCGCTCTGGGTGCAGTTGCCCGAAGGTTTACCTGAGGACAAGACTCCTAGTGAGCATGCTGATCTGCGTTGGCTCGGTGAGCCGGACGACGGAGTCAAGCAACTGCTACAGGAACAGTTGAAGAAAGACCCCAACTGGTACTGA
- a CDS encoding DUF1328 domain-containing protein has product MLSWAITFLIIAIVAAVLGFGGIAGTATGIAKILFVVFLVMFIVSFIMGRRPRG; this is encoded by the coding sequence ATGCTGAGTTGGGCCATTACCTTTCTGATCATCGCCATTGTCGCTGCCGTTCTGGGCTTCGGTGGTATCGCAGGCACTGCCACAGGTATCGCGAAAATCCTTTTCGTGGTGTTCCTGGTCATGTTTATCGTTTCGTTCATCATGGGTCGCCGCCCTCGGGGTTAG